A DNA window from Agarivorans sp. TSD2052 contains the following coding sequences:
- a CDS encoding glycoside hydrolase family 3 protein, translated as MHQKRTIVSCLVAMAILTGCNSSSDPVPKPPVESSTLPYFSEWPQIDSQIDKDQAIETHIALILGQMTLEEKVGQMVQPNLPEVTPAEAKQYKLGSILNGGGAWPNNNKYASAADWVYAADQYWEALEEAYADRGFKVPFMWATDAVHGHNNVYRATVFPHNIGLGAANNPELIKQIGQATAKEVSATGLDWTFAPTVASPRDYRWGRVYEGYSEDPEIIHLYAGKMVEGLQGGAEGLKGQTNVISNVKHWVGDGGTLDGKDRGENYYSEEYLRNIHATGYFSGLDAGAQVVMSSFNSWHNPANYDQNAGSDSATYNHKLHGSKYLLNDILKEKMGFDGLIVTDWNGQGELSGCSAANCPEAVNAGNDIFMVTARSDWKAFYNNVISQVNDGTISMQRIDDAVTRILRVKMRANLWEKPKPSLRQLAGNDDILGSDSHRALARQAVSESLVLLKNKDAVLPLSKSKPYIILGSAANSIQKQTGGWSLTWQGDGNTIAKDFPGASTLKMALEDEVGAANVYTSESSAPPEAIAIVVIGEDPYAEMFGDIKASQTLEFSSLKASYAADLAIVKAMKEVGRQVVTVFYSGRPLYVNEELNHSDAFVAAWLPGTEAGGITDVLFAHSGADFKGRLSYSWPMKKCSTTINRHAPNIENYVTPSMEQDIEGEHKPLFPYGYGLAYASSDQQGVTEDLDDLPLDTREFGCGVDEPDNGVANVNLEIFGPSENGEYQPRIAGEANGWAAVDVDRGAVTTIGSLSVTPINYLHQQDAVKLEFGSSIAEIFFETLDGAGSDRNAYVNADSSLQFDIQLLSEAPASMRLRADCEYPCTAELDISGALPAVRTEGDAEWDTVKIPLSCLVAEGMEFSFVDKVFLLQSAAPVTVNLGNIRYVPRSLDAAEDALTCEGL; from the coding sequence ATGCATCAGAAGAGAACGATAGTTTCGTGTTTAGTCGCAATGGCAATATTGACAGGCTGTAATAGTTCTAGTGACCCAGTTCCTAAACCACCGGTTGAGTCTAGTACCTTGCCTTATTTCAGTGAGTGGCCGCAAATTGATAGCCAAATCGATAAAGACCAAGCTATTGAAACTCACATTGCGCTAATACTCGGTCAAATGACCTTAGAGGAAAAAGTCGGGCAAATGGTTCAGCCCAACCTGCCTGAAGTGACGCCAGCTGAAGCAAAGCAATACAAATTGGGTTCAATACTCAATGGCGGTGGTGCATGGCCTAATAACAACAAATATGCCTCCGCTGCTGATTGGGTTTATGCAGCTGATCAATACTGGGAAGCGCTTGAAGAAGCGTATGCAGACCGTGGGTTTAAAGTGCCATTCATGTGGGCTACCGACGCAGTGCATGGCCATAATAACGTATACCGCGCTACCGTGTTCCCACATAACATTGGTCTAGGCGCGGCAAATAATCCAGAGCTCATTAAGCAAATTGGTCAAGCCACCGCAAAAGAGGTATCAGCTACCGGATTGGATTGGACATTTGCGCCAACAGTGGCTTCACCGCGCGATTACCGATGGGGACGGGTATACGAAGGGTACTCAGAGGATCCTGAAATCATCCACTTATACGCGGGCAAAATGGTTGAGGGTTTGCAAGGGGGGGCCGAAGGCCTAAAAGGACAAACCAATGTGATTTCTAATGTAAAACATTGGGTGGGCGATGGCGGTACGCTTGATGGCAAAGACCGAGGTGAAAACTACTACTCAGAAGAATACTTGCGCAACATTCATGCTACTGGGTACTTCTCTGGGCTAGACGCTGGTGCGCAAGTGGTGATGAGTTCTTTTAATTCATGGCATAACCCCGCTAACTATGACCAAAACGCCGGTAGCGATAGTGCGACTTACAACCACAAACTACATGGTAGCAAGTATTTGCTGAATGATATTCTCAAAGAAAAAATGGGTTTTGATGGCTTAATTGTGACTGATTGGAATGGCCAAGGCGAGTTAAGCGGTTGTAGTGCTGCCAATTGCCCCGAAGCGGTTAATGCTGGCAACGACATATTCATGGTAACTGCGCGCAGTGATTGGAAAGCGTTTTACAATAACGTGATCAGCCAAGTTAATGACGGCACTATTTCTATGCAACGTATTGATGATGCAGTAACTCGAATTTTACGTGTGAAGATGCGAGCTAATTTATGGGAAAAACCAAAACCGTCATTGCGTCAACTAGCAGGTAATGACGATATTTTAGGGTCTGACAGCCACCGAGCCCTCGCCAGACAAGCGGTTAGCGAGTCCTTGGTACTACTCAAAAATAAAGATGCGGTGCTGCCTTTAAGCAAAAGCAAACCTTACATTATTTTGGGTAGTGCAGCTAACAGCATTCAAAAACAAACCGGCGGCTGGAGCTTAACGTGGCAAGGTGATGGCAATACCATCGCTAAAGACTTCCCAGGCGCTAGCACCCTTAAAATGGCGCTCGAAGATGAAGTCGGCGCTGCAAACGTTTATACCTCAGAGTCGTCTGCCCCCCCAGAAGCCATCGCCATTGTAGTTATCGGTGAAGATCCTTATGCCGAGATGTTTGGTGATATTAAAGCCAGCCAAACCCTCGAGTTCTCTTCGTTGAAAGCTTCTTACGCTGCTGATCTCGCGATTGTAAAAGCAATGAAAGAGGTGGGGCGACAAGTGGTGACAGTATTCTATTCAGGCCGACCATTATATGTGAACGAAGAGCTTAACCACTCAGATGCGTTTGTAGCGGCCTGGTTACCAGGTACTGAAGCAGGCGGTATTACAGATGTATTGTTTGCTCACTCTGGTGCCGATTTCAAAGGGCGCTTATCTTATTCATGGCCGATGAAAAAGTGTTCTACCACCATTAATCGCCATGCACCCAATATAGAAAACTATGTAACTCCTTCGATGGAACAAGACATTGAGGGTGAACACAAGCCATTGTTCCCTTATGGCTATGGTTTGGCGTATGCCAGCAGTGACCAACAAGGAGTTACCGAGGACTTAGATGATTTACCGCTTGATACACGAGAGTTTGGCTGTGGAGTTGATGAGCCTGATAATGGCGTTGCTAACGTAAACCTTGAGATTTTTGGCCCATCGGAAAATGGCGAGTATCAACCACGTATTGCTGGTGAAGCAAACGGTTGGGCGGCGGTTGATGTTGACCGAGGGGCTGTCACAACGATTGGCTCATTAAGCGTAACGCCAATCAATTATCTCCACCAACAAGATGCGGTGAAACTGGAGTTTGGCAGCAGTATTGCTGAAATATTTTTTGAAACGCTTGATGGCGCGGGTAGCGATAGAAACGCCTATGTGAATGCCGATTCAAGCCTTCAATTTGATATTCAGCTGCTGTCAGAAGCGCCAGCATCAATGCGATTAAGGGCCGACTGTGAGTATCCTTGCACTGCAGAGTTAGATATTTCTGGTGCATTACCTGCGGTTCGTACTGAAGGAGACGCCGAGTGGGATACCGTAAAAATCCCTCTATCGTGCTTGGTTGCT